A window from Oncorhynchus mykiss isolate Arlee chromosome 9, USDA_OmykA_1.1, whole genome shotgun sequence encodes these proteins:
- the LOC118966034 gene encoding stress protein DDR48-like, translating to MTGRYASIGYCHTTLLQTNTSYSTTDTTSYSTTDNTSYYTTDNTSYSTTDNTSYSTTDNTSYSTTDNTSYSTTDNTSYSTTDNTSYYTTDNTSYSTTDNTSYSTTDNTSYSTTDNTSYSTTDTTSYSTTDNTSYSTTDNTSYSTTDNTSYSTTDNTSYSTTDNTSYSTTDNTSYSTTDNTSYSTTDNTSYSTTDNTSYSTTDNTSYSTTDKHLLLYYRQTPATLLQTHTSYSTTDKHQLLYNRQHQLLYNRQHQLLY from the coding sequence ATGACAGGCAGGTATGCCTCCATAGGGTACTGTCACACTACTCTATTACAGACAAACACCAGCTACTCTACCACAGACACCACCAGCTACTCTACTACAGACAACACCAGCTACTATACTACAGACAACACCAGCTACTCTACTACAGACAACACCAGCTACTCTACTACAGACAACACCAGCTACTCTACTACAGACAACACCAGCTACTCTACTACAGACAACACCAGCTACTCTACTACAGACAACACCAGCTACTATACTACAGACAACACCAGCTACTCTACTACAGACAACACCAGCTACTCTACTACAGACAACACCAGCTACTCTACCACAGACAACACCAGCTACTCTACTACAGACACCACCAGCTACTCTACTACAGACAACACCAGCTACTCTACTACAGACAACACCAGCTACTCTACTACAGACAACACCAGCTACTCTACCACAGACAACACCAGCTACTCTACCACAGACAACACCAGCTACTCTACTACAGACAACACCAGCTACTCTACTACAGACAACACCAGCTACTCTACCACAGACAACACCAGCTACTCTACTACAGACAACACCAGCTACTCTACTACAGACAACACCAGCTACTCTACTACAGACAAACACCTGCTACTCTACTACAGACAAACACCAGCTActctactacagacacacaccagcTACTCTACTACAGACAAACACCAGCTACTCTACAACAGACAACACCAGCTACTCTACAACAGACAACACCAGCTACTCTACTAA